GCCGTGCGGCCCGTTGTTGAGGTACGGGTGGTGCGTGCAGGCGATCTTCCAGGTGGCGGTCGACTCGGCGAGCGCCCGGTCCAACCAGGCGCGCTGCTCGTTCATGAACTGGCCGTCGACAGCCCAGTAGGGCGAGAGGATCGGCGGCACGTAGGCGGCGATGGGGTTGAGGTCGAGGACGAAGAACTCTACGACCGGGTTCTGCTCCGGCACCCGGACCGAGTAGTACCGGCTGGGCATCCACCAGCGTGGCGAGTTGGCGTGGTACTCGACCTCGTGATTGCCGCGGAGCAGCCACCCACCGTCGCCGGGCAGCACGGAACTGGTGTCGTGGTTGCCGAGCACCATCAACCACGGGAAATCCAGTCCCGCGTTGGGGTTTTCGAATTTGTCCGCGAACTGGTGGTCGGTGCCGCTGTTCGGGCCGCTCTCGTAGATGTTGTCGCCGAGGCCGAGCGCCAGCGACACGGGTTCACGGCGGTGGAACTCCCGCATCGCGTCGGCGACCGCCCACTGCGTGCGGGTTCCGGTGCCCGCGTCGCCGGTCACCAGCACCCGCAGCCTGCGCTCGGTCGGAAAGTCGAACTTGGTGACCCCGGGCGCGACCGGTACCGCCTGCGCGGGCGACAGGCCGACCAGCGACGCACCCGCCGCGACGCCCGCCGCACCGGCCAGGAAACCCCGGCGGCCAAAGTTGTTGTCAGGCATCTGAAATCCTCCACGATCCGGCGCCCTGCCCGGCACCCATCTTCGCCCATCGGGGCGGGTTCGGCGATGCCGGGCGGGACGAACCGGAACCGTGTCGCCTTACTTCGCCGCGACGACCGGCTTCTTGCTGCGATCCAAGCCGAGCGCGTCGGAGATGGTGAAGAACATGTCCGTTTGATCGGTCAGGCCGACCACGTTCGCGGCGCGCGGGCCGTAGGCCGCGATGCGCAGCTGGGTGCCGGTGTGCTCCTGCGAACCAGCGACATCGGAGGTGCCGTACGAGACGCCGATCTCGGCGCCGTCCTTGGTGACGACCTTGCTGGTCAACGCCGGGGATTTGGTCTCGAGCGGAACGATCTGGCTGCTGTGCGCGTGATCGGCGGTGACGATCACCAGGGTGTTGCCGTCGTTCTTCGCGAATTCGAGCGCGGCCTGCACGGCCTCGTCCAGGTCGACGGTCTCACCGATCTGACCGCACGGGTTGGCGGCATGGTCCTGCTTGTCGATGGACGCGCCTTCGACCTGGAGGAAGAAGCCGTCCTTGCGATCCTTGAGCAGGTCGATCGCTTTACGCGTCATGCTCGCCAGGTCGGGCACGGTGGCCGCGCGCTCTGGGTTCGGCCGGCAGGTCTGGGCGGGCAGGCTCAGTCCGTTCGGGACCGCGGTGTCGCCGGCCCACCGGATCGGCATGTTGCCGGGCGAGAACAGGCCGAGCACCGGCGCGTCCTGGTCCGCCTTGGTGACGCCGTCGAGACCGGCCTTGTCCGAGACCAGGTTGTAGCCCCGGGCCTTGGCCTGGTCCCGCAGGGTCTGGCCCTGCCACTGGCCCGCGACCGCCTTCTGCTCGAAGCTCTTCGCGCCGCCACCCAGGGTGACGTCGGCGCGGGTGTTCAGCAACTGCTCGCTGATCGAGCCCAGACCGCCGTTCTCCAGCGCGTTGGTCGGGCACTTCGCCGTGGTCTCTTCGGGGCCGTAGCACTTGCGCTCGGTGACGTGCGCGGCCTGCACGGCCGGGGTGGCGTCCTGGATCTCGGCGGTGCTGACGTTGCCGGTGGCTTTGCCGTTCGCCTTGGCGATCTCGGTCAGGTTGGTCTGCGGTTCACCCGCGAGGTTCACGCTGATCGCGCCGTTGTAGGTCTTCGTGCCGGTCGCCCAGGCGCTGGCGCTGGCCGCGGACTCGGTGACGTAGTCCGGCTTGCCGGTCTTCTTGTCCAGTGAGTAGTGCGTGTAGGAGCCGGTGAGCGGCAGCGCGTCGATGCCCTTGAAGTACCCGCCCGCACCCTCGGCGACATTGCGCGCGAGCGTGATCTCGGAGTCGCCCATGCCGTCGCCGATCAGCAGGATGACGTTCTTGGCCTGGTTGCCGTTGAGCGAGGCACGCAGGGCCTCGGTGCGATCGCCGGTGGTCCGGCGGGCGCCGCCGTTGTCGCTTAGCGTCCCTTGGGCTTTGGGGCTGATGAGCTCGCCGTTGCCCTGCTTCGTGGAGTCGGAGGATCCGCAGGCGGCCAGGACTCCGACGAGAACGGCGGCGCCCATGACTGCGCCCGCACGGAACCGGCGGGGCAGGGAACGCGACGAGACAGGGGGCATGAGCGAAAACTCCATTGTTCGTAGAGACATGGGATGTGCGGAGCTTTACGAGGTCTTCTGAACAAAAAGGGCACAACGGGCAACCGCTCCGTTACCAACCGCTGTCTTATACGCATGTCCGCATACCTCGACACGCCGCGCCGCACACGAATACCGCTGTCACACAGGGAGTTTCCCGCGAGCCCGAGCCGTGATCAGGCCCGCGGGACACATGCCGGGAAGGTGCAGAATGTCACTCTCCGGCCAGTACTTCGAGCACCCCTTCGCCATACTTGGCCAGCTTGTTCTCGCCGACGCCGCCCACGGTCCCGAGTTCGGCCAGGCTCGACGGTTTGCGCGCCGCGATCTCGCGCAGCGTGGCGTCGTGGAACACGACATAGGCCGGGACGCCCTGCTCCTTGGCGGTCGCCGCCCGCCATTCCCGCAGCCGCTCGAATACCGGCACATCCGTAGGCGCCATATCGACCGCGGCCTTACCCGCTTTCGCGGCACGGGCCGGTTTGGTGACCCGCTCCGGTTCGCGACGCAGCAGCACCTGACGTCCGTCGAACAGCACCTCGTTGCTCGCCTCGGTCAGCGTCAGCACGCCGTAGTCGCCGTGCACGGCGAGCAGCCCACCCGCGAGCAATTGCCGCACCACGCCACGCCATTCGATATCACGGAGATCGGTGCCGATCCCGAACACCTTCAGCTCGTGGTGATCGTGTTGCAGCACCTTGGGATTCTTCTTGCCGAGCAGGATGTCGACGATATGGCCCGCACCAAAGCTCTGGCCGCGTTCGCGCTTCAGCCGCAGCACCGTGGACAGAAGCTTCTGCGCCGGCACGGTGCCGTCCCAGGATTCCGGCGGCGTGAGGCAGGTGTCGCAGTTGCCGCACGAAGCGCCCGGCTGATCGAAGTAGTTGAGCAGCTGCACCCGTCGGCAGCTGACCGTCTCGCACAGCGCGAGCATCGCGTCCAGATGCAGTTGCAATTGCCGCCGGTGCGCGGCGTCGCCCTCGGACGAATCGATCATCTTGCGTTGCTGCACAACATCGTTGAGGCCGTACACCATCCACGCCGTCGACGGCAGTCCGTCGCGGCCCGCGCGACCGGTCTCCTGGTAGTAGCCCTCGACCGATTTCGGCAGGTCCAGGTGCGCGACGAAGCGCACATCCGGTTTGTCGATACCCATGCCGAACGCGATGGTGGCGACCACGACCAGGCCGTCCTCGCGCAGGAAGCGCGCCTGGTTCTGCGCGCGGGTGCGGTTGTCCAGTCCGGCGTGATACGGCACCGCGCGAATACCGTTCTCGGTGAGGAAGGCAGCGGTCTTCTCCACGGAATTGCGCGACAGGCAGTAGACGATGCCTGCGTCGCCCGCGTGTTCGGTGTTGATGAACTCCAGCAGCTGCCGATCCGGCTTGTTCTTCGGTTCGATCCGGTACTGGATATTCGGCCGGTCGAAGCTGGCGACGAACCGGCGGGCGGAGCCGAGGTCCAGGCGCTGCACGATCTCGTCCCGGGTCCTGCCGGTGGCGGTCGCGGTCAGCGCGATGCGCGGCACATCCGGCCAGCGCTCGTGCAGCACCGACAATGCGAGGTAGTCGGGCCGGAAGTCGTGGCCCCACTGCGAGACACAGTGCGCCTCGTCGATGGCGAACAGCGCGACCTTGCCCCGATCGAACAGCTGCGCCGTCGATTCCAAGCGCAATCGCTCCGGTGCCAGGTACAGCAGGTCGAGTTCGCCCGCGACGAACTGTGCCTCCACCGTGCGACGCTCGTCCGGGTACTGGGTCGAGTTCAAGAATCCGGCGCGCACGCCGAGCGCGCTGAGCGCGTCCACCTGATCCTGCATCAGCGCGATCAGCGGTGAGATCACCACACCGACACCCGGACGCACCAGCGCCGGGACCTGATAGCAGAGCGACTTGCCGCCGCCGGTCGGCATGAGCACCAGCGCGTCACCACCCGCGACCACGTGTTCCACGATCTCGCGCTGATCGCCGCGGAAGCTGTCGTAACCGAAGACCCGGCGTAGAACCTCTTGCGCCGCACCGGATCCCGCGTCCACACCGGGTTCGGTGTCGGTCGCCACGGCCGCGAATGCATCGGGGGGAGTCACCCGGCCCATCCTACGAGTGCCCGCGCACGGCGCCACCGGTACGTCGACAGATTCCGCAGCTCGGCTCTCGATTACTCCACATGGGGACAAACCACAATCCCACGTCTCCGGTCCACTGCCCTGACCTGCGACCGCGCCGAATCACGTGGAATTCGCCGGGAGGAGCCGCCGACCGGCCCCTGTTAGGTTGGCGCACATGGCAATAGGGCTGGGGAGCAACCGGATCAGGACCGCCGTCCTCGCGGTCGCAGTCGCGGCGGGGCTCGCCGTGGCCACGCCGACCGCGGCCGCGGCGCCGACGACAACGCCACAGTGTGCGGACGGCTGGCAGGCGAGCACCGTGGTCGAGGGCGTGGGCAATCTGGAGAATCTCGACTCCGACGGCGCGGGCGGCTTCTATGTCACCGGCATCGTCGATGGGTTCCTCGCCCATATCGACAGCGCCGGCCGTTTCGAGAAGCTGCTCACCGGACTGGACTTCCCCGCGGGGGTGCGGGTCGCGGGGCCGTACGTCTACTTCCTCACCGGCGACGGACTCACCGCCGCACCGGGCACGCTACAGCGCTACGAGATCGCGACCGGCGCGGTGACCGTGTTGCTCACCGGGCTGAACGGCCCGAACGGCCTGCTGCTGCTACCCGACGGCGATCTGCTCTTCACCACCATCGGCGTGCGCGCGCCGCAGACCGGCATCGGCCGCTACCGTCCCTCGACCGGCGAATACACCCGAACCTGGTCCAGCCTGCCGCTCACCAACGGGCTCGCGCTGGCGCCGGACGGGCGGTCGATCTACACCGACAACCTGACCATGCGGATCTTCCGCGTTCCGCTGGACGCGCCGGAAAGTCCGGTCGCAATCGCCGGAATTCCGAATCTGGTCACCCTTCCCGACGATATGGAAGCCACCCGCTCGGACACCCTGTTCGTCGCCGACCATGCCTTCGGCGCGATCAACAAGGTGGATCCCAGCACCGGCGCGGCCTGCGCGATCATCACCGGACTGATCAAACCGGACTCGACGCGTAACCCGCCCGACGGCACCACCTCCGTCCGGATCGCGCCCGACGGCGACTCGTGGGCGCTGTACCTCACCGCGATGGACGGCACCCTGCGCCGCCTGCGCCCGCCGGCCGATATCGACCTCACCCCCGCAACACCCACGCGGTAGAACAGATGTGCAGCACGCCGCAGTTCGGAAAGGAAGCAGCATGCCGGAACCCGCTCCCATGATCGCGGCCACCCGCGCCGACGCCGAAGACATCGCGCACCTGCGGGATCGACTGGCCCGGTGGATGGTGGACAACGGCATCGACCAGTGGCATCCGGGCGAATATCCCGCCGAACTCGTCGCCGCCGAGACGGACCGGGGCGAATGGTTCGTCTGGCGCGACGACACGGGAACCCTGCTCGCCACGGTCCGCCTCGTGTGGCGTGATCCGGATTTCTGGGGCGCGGACGACGACACCGAGGCCGGCTACATCCACGGCCTCATGGTCGCGCCGGAACAGCGCGGTCGCGAACTCGGCAGCCGGATCATCCAGTTCTGCACCGACTACACCCTCGACCAGGGCATCACCCTGCAGCGCCTCGACACCGCCGCCAACAACCCGGTGCTCCGGAAGTACTACACCGCACAGGGTTTCACCGAACTCCGCGAGGTCCCGCTCCCGGCCCACTTCCACGGCAACATCAACGTCGTCCTGATGGAGCGCCTACTGATCCCCGCCGACGCCTGACGACGGATCTGCCGGAAACAGCTCAGGCCGATCAGGCCCGCAAGCGGCTGAGTGTCTCGTCGTGCAGCAGAGCGTTGGTGGCGATCGCGTCGCCGCCGTGCGGGCCCGGGGTGCCATCGAGTGCGGTGAAGCGGCCGCCGGCTTCGCGGACGAGGATGTCGAGGGCGGCCAGATCCCACAGGGAGACTTCGGGTTCGGTGGCGATGTCGACGGCGCCCTCGGCGAGCAGGCAGTAGGTGAAGAAGTCGCCGTAGCCGCGGACGCGCCACACGGCGTCGGTGAGGGCGAGGAACTTGTCCCGCAGGCCGCGTTCCTGCCAGCCGGACAGGCTGGAGAAGGCGAGGCTGGCGGCATCGAGTTCGCCGACCGCGGACACCGCGATCGGTGTCGGCGCCGCAGTGTCGACGCGATGCCAGGCGCCCGCGCCCGCCGCCGCCCACCAGCGCCGGGACAGCGCGGGCGCGCTCACCACGCCGACCACCGGGACACCGTCGTCCAGCAGCGAGATCAAGGTGGCCCAGATCGGCACCCCGCGGACGAAGTTCTTGGTGCCGTCGATCGGGTCGATCACCCACTGCCGGCCCTCGAATTCGACGTCGCCGCCGAACTCCTCCCCCAGCACCGCATCGCCCGGCCGCTGCTCACCCAGCACCTGACGGATCGCCTTCTCCACCGCCAGATCCGCGTCCGACACCGGCGTCAGATCCGGCTTGGCGTCCACCCGCAGGTCGAGCGCGCCGAACCGCGCCCGGGTGATCGCGTCGGCCTCGTCCGCCAACCGCAGGGCGAGTTCCAGGTCCGAGGAGTAGTCAGCCACGCACGCACCCTATCGGTCCCGGCATCGAGCGGGACGACCGCGCGGGCGAGTTGTGCGTCGTCGACGTGGGTTCGCGCCTCGATCCACCGCCGAGCCCGCACCGGACACGGCCGGGAAAGGCTCACGCCACCGTGACGGCGCGAGCCGCGCTCAACGCCTCGGCCCACCAGTGCAGTTGGTCGAGCAGGGCCTGGGCGGCCGCGGCGGGCTCTTCGGGATCGCGCAGCTTGCCCTGCTCGTCGAACAGCAGGTAATAACGCGGGAACGAGACGTAGTTGCGCACCGTGTGCGCGTTGAGCTCGTTGAAGATCTGCCGCAGGTGCTCGATCGCGAGCAGCCCGCCGCTCAGACCGCTGTACCCGACGAATCCGATTGCCTTGCTGTCCCATTGGGTGAAATGCCAGTCGATCGCCGCCTTCAGCGCCGCGGGGATGCTGCGGTTATAGTCGGGCGTGACGATCACGAACGCGTCGGCCTCGGTCAGCCGCCGGGTGAGTTCCGTCATGCCTGCCGGACGTTCGGGATTCGGGTCCATCGCGGGCGGCACCTCGGGCAGCGCCAGCGGAACATGAGCTTCGGCCAGGTCGATCACGTCCACCTCGAACGCCCCGTGATTCCTGGCGTGCTCGGTGAACCATTCCGCGACAACGGGTCCGAACCGTCCCTCCCGGACACTGCCGATGATCACCGCGAGTTTCAAAGCCGACATCAGTTTTCTCCTCCACTGTCGCGGTGACCGTCCGATCGCCGCACAGATCAATCTGCTGGCCGCCGCGAAGACGAGGGAGACCGTCGTGAGAGTGGTAGTGGCAGGGACACCCTCGGCGGGTGACCGCTTGTTACGTTCGACAGGTGAGCGACAACGAGCTGGGCCTGTACCTGCGCACCCGCCGCGAGGCGGTCACCCCCGCCGAGGTCGGACTGCCCACCGGGCCGCGCCGCCGCACGCCCGGGCTGCGCCGCGCTGAGCTGGCCATGCTGGCCGGTGTGAGCGTGGAGTACATCACCCGCCTCGAACAAGGTCGCGACCGTCGTCCGTCACCGCAGGTGCTTTCCGCGCTCGCGGATGCGCTGCGGCTCACCCCGAGTGGCCGAATCCACCTGCACCGCCTCACGAAATCGGCCGACAGCGGGTTCACCTGCATGGGTGACGCGCAGCCGCCGCGGGAGGTGCGTCCCGCGGTGCGCGCCGTGCTCGACCGGCTCGAGCCCGCGCCCGCGGTGGTGGTGAACCGGCTCACCGAGGTGCTCGCGCACACCGAGGGTTACCACCGGCTGATGGCGCCGACCGGCCTGTTCGACAGCACGCCCGCGAACCTGGCCCGGTTCGTGTTCACCGACCCGCGGGCGCGCACCGCGTACCCGGACTGGCACCACCTCGCCGATCACACGGTCGCCACCCTCAAACAGGGGCCGTTCCGCAACGACGCGCACATCGCGATGCTCGCCGACGAACTCACCGTCACCGTCGGCCCGGAGTTCACCGAGCGGGTCGACACAGTGCCGAGTCTGCCCGCCGCCACCGGGATCAACCGTTTCGTGCACCCCGAGATCGGCGCGCTGCGCCTGGCCTACGAAACCCTGGAACTGTCCGCCGACGACGATCAGCACTTGATCGTGCACCTGCCCGCGGACGACGCCACGGCCAGCGCCCTCGACACCCTGACCGGCCGCCGTCCCGGCGCATTGCGCGCGGTCTGAGCGCCGCCGGACGATCACCGGTCCCCCGGCACGACCCGGCACGGCCGCACTGCTGCTTCGGCAGTGACGCTGTACCAGTAGGCTTGAGCATCGTGCATCCTGACGTTTCCGCTGATCTCGCCGAACTCGACGCCACCCTCAAGACGGTCGAATCGGTCCTCGACATCGAGGAGCTGCGCCGACGTATCGACGAGCTCGAGCATCAAGCCGCAGACCCCGATTTGTGGAACGACCAGGACCACGCGCAGCAGGTGACCAGCGAGCTCTCGCACGCGCAGGGTGAGCTGCGCCGGGTCGAGGAATTGCGTCAGCGCCTAGACGACCTGCCGGTGCTCTACGAGCTGGCCGAGGGCGAAGAGGGCGACTCGCGGACCGCCGCGCTGGCCGATGCCGACGCCGAACGCGCCGCGCTGCACGGTGACGTGGAGGCGATGGAGGTGCGCACCCTGCTGTCCGGCGAGTACGACAAGCGCGACGCGCTGGTCAACATCCGCTCGGGCGCGGGTGGCGTGGACGCCGCCGACTGGGCCGAGATGCTGATGCGCATGTACATCCGCTGGGCCGATCGGCACAAGTACTCGGTCGAGGTCTACGACACCTCCTACGCCGAAGAGGCCGGTATCAAGAGCGCCACCTTCGCGGTGAAGACGCCCTACGCCTACGGCACACTCTCGGTGGAGATGGGCACGCACCGCCTGGTGCGGATCAGCCCGTTCGACAACCAGGGCCGGCGCCAGACCTCGTTCGCCGAGGTCGAGGTGCTGCCTGTGGTCGAGACCACCGACCACATCGAGATCCCGGAAGGCGAGGTGCGCGTCGACGTGTACCGGTCCTCCGGGCCCGGCGGCCAGAGCGTCAACACCACCGACTCGGCGGTACGCCTGACGCACATCCCGACCGGCATCGTGGTCACCTGCCAGAACGAGAAATCCCAACTCCAGAACAAGATTTCGGCGATGCGGGTGCTGCAGGCCAAGCTGCTCGAACGCAAGCGGCAGGAAGAGCGCGCCGAGATGGACGCGCTCAAGACCAACGAGGGCGCCTCCTGGGGCAACCAGATGCGCTCCTACGTGCTGCACCCGTACCAGATGGTCAAGGATCTTCGGACGAACTATGAGGTCAACAACCCGTCGGCGGTACTCGACGGTGACATCGACGGTTTCATCGAATCGGGTATCCGCTGGCGGATGCGCGAACAGGCCAGCTGACGCGAACAACCCAGTTAAGTCCGGCTTTTTGCTCATTAAGTCCGCCCGCTTGCGCGGAATCGGCGGGCGGACGCCGGTAACCTGTCTGGCGTGCGTCCAGTCGGAAGTTCCCTCGAGGTGTTGACCATGTCGCTCGCGACGACCTCGGAGACCACGAACTGGCTGCGTTCCAATGGTCTCGAGATCGTGCTGCTGATTCTCGGCGCGGTGCTGTTCAGTCGATTCGCGACGTTTATCCGGGATCGGATCACGCGCAAGATCGACGAGGGCTTCCGCGGCGGCGACGCGCTGGTGCGGTCCGAAGCGGCCAAGCATCGGCACGCGCTGGCGCAGGTGGTCACCTGGGTGGTGCTGACCATCGTCTATGTGCTGGTCGGCATGGAGGTGCTGCGCAGACTCGGTTTCGCGATCACCGGTTTGGTCGCTCCGGCGGCGGTACTCGGCGCCGCGCTCGGCTTCGGCGCGCAGCGCATCGTGCAGGACATCCTGGCCGGATTCTTCCTGATCACCGAGCGGCAGTACGGCTTCGGTGACGTAGTTCGCATCGCGGTGACTGGCTCCGCGGAGATGGCCGAGGGTACCGTCGAAGACGTCACGTTGCGGATCACCACCTTGCGCAACTCGGACGGTGAAGTGATCACCGTGCCCAACGGGCAGATCGTGAAAGTGACGAATCTGTCGAAGGATTGGGCCCGCGCCGCCATCGACGTACCGGTGCCCGCGACGGCCGATATCACCAGGATCAACGAGATCCTGCACGACGTCGGTACAAAGGCGTACGAAGACGCTCGGTTGAAACCACTGCTCCTCGACGAACCCTCGGTGATGGGTGTCGAGGATCTGACCGTTGACCAGATGAACATCCGAATGGTTGCCCGCACACTGCCAGGCAAACAATTCGAAGTCGGACGCGAACTGCGGGTGCGGGTAGCCGCAGCATTGCGCCGGGAGGGTATCAGTGAGACCACGTAGAACCATCTCGCTTCTGAAGGAGTCGGTGCGTCCCAGCACGCTCTTGAAGGAATCAGTACGACCGCGACGTTCCACCGCGATGCTGATGGCGGCGTGGATCGCGACGCTCGTCCTGTACCTGTTCGTCAAGCCGGACGACGCGATGGTGTCCCGCCCGGAACCGTTGAACACCGTTCCGGCAGCAGTGAATCCGGCGGTCGCCCCGCCCCGCTGAGCCCGTCGCGCTCACCTCGCCGCGTTCAGGAGGTGCGCGTGTTGCCGAGCACGCCGACACACATGTCGGCGCACTCGGCGGCGAGTTCGGCGGTTGTCAGCTCGAGCGTGCCGTCGAGCCAGCCTTCGATGAGCTGATTGACACCGCCCGTGATGAACAGGGCTGCGCGGCGGAGCCAGGCCGGGTCGGGGGTGATCCCGAGCGCCGTGGGCGCGTGCGCGACCACGAGGTCGGCGATGATCGTCAGCACGTCGTGTCGCCGCCGCACCAGGGCCGGTAAGTCGCCGGGGTCGCTGGCGACGATGCGGTGGATGTGCCGATCACCCGCGACTGCCTCCAGAAATGCCTGGAGCGCGGAGCGGAGCTGGACCTCGGCCGGTCCGGCACTCGACACCCCCGCCTGCACGAGTATCGCGAGCAACTGGTCGCGCACCTCGTCTGCGACGGCGGCCAGCAGTTCTTCTCGATTGGGGAAGTGCTCGTAGAAGTACCGATCGGTGAGTCCCGCGGTTTTGCACACGCCACGCACCGTGACGGCGGCGATCCCGGATTCGCCCCAGGTCGTGCGGGCGGCGGCGAGCAGCCGAGCGCGACGCTCGGCGCTGCGGTCGGCGGCGCTGACACCGCCGTAGCTGCGCACGGCCTGGTTCGTCATTGACAACACTCTAGGCGGACTCCTACATTTGCGGACGTACGTCATCAGATGACAAGCGTCATCAGATTTGCGATTCAAGGGAGAATCCAGATGACCAACGTGCCCAACGGCCCCGCCTACCGCCAGGTCACTGCGCCGCTGCTGGACGAGCTCGACTACTACGTCACCCGGATCGACGGACGACTGCCGGAGGAGCTGCGGGGCACGCTGTATCGGATCGGGCCGGGTAAGCATCAGGTCGGACGTTCGTTGCTGCACAACGTGTTCGACGGTGACGGGATGGTTTCGCAGTTCGTGCTCGACGGGTCGACGGTGCGCTTCCGCAATCGTTACGTCCGCACCAGACATTTCGAGCATGGGCAACGGTCGGATCGGATCCGCTATCGCGGTGTGGGCGGGCAGATTCCGGGCGGTCCAGTGGCCAACGTCGGCCGGCTCCCGGCGAACGTCGCCAACACCAATATCGTCAACTATGACGGCGGGCTGCTCGCGCTGTGGGAACTCGGCAACCCGCACCGGATCGACCCCGACACGTTGGACACGTTGGGCCCCACGGATTTCGACGGCAGGCTCGGTTTTCTGGGTGCGTTCTCCGCGCACCCGAAATGGGATCCCGCCACCGGTGAGATGTACAACTTCGGCTTGGACATCCTGCCCACCCCGCGCATCCGCACCTACCGTATCGACCGGAGCGGGCGACTACACCGGCTCGCGACCATCCCGATGCTCGACCTGCCCTGGAATCACGACTTCGCCCTCACCGCAAGGTATCTGGTGTTCGTGCTCGACCCGATTCTGCCGAACATCCCGAAGATCGCGCTGGCCACCCACTCGTTCATCGAGGCACTCGACTTCAAGCGCGCCAAAGGAACTCGTTTTCTGCTCGTCCCGAAGAACGGCGGCAGGGCGCGGATCGTAGAGCACGAAGCGCTACTTCATGTGCACCTCACCAACGCCTACGACGACGGCGACGACGTCGTGCTCGAGCTGGTGCGCCTGGACACCGCATGGGACGAGTTCCGCCGCATGACCGGAATGGTCAACCGCGCCGATGCCGGGCGACCACAGTTCCCGGACTCCAGGCTGATGCAGTACCGAATCACCAAGAGCGGCCAGGTCATCGAACACCAACTCACCGACCGCTCCGGCGAGTTCCCGCAATACGACTGGCGTCGCGGCACCCGCGAACACCGATACACCTACCTCGCCGGCGCGGGCGGCCCCGCCGGACTGTTCGACTCCATCGTCAAGGTCGACCACCACACCGGTACGGTTCGCAGCTGCGAACTGGGCGCGAGTTCGGTCGGCGAGC
This genomic stretch from Nocardia brasiliensis ATCC 700358 harbors:
- a CDS encoding TetR/AcrR family transcriptional regulator, translated to MTNQAVRSYGGVSAADRSAERRARLLAAARTTWGESGIAAVTVRGVCKTAGLTDRYFYEHFPNREELLAAVADEVRDQLLAILVQAGVSSAGPAEVQLRSALQAFLEAVAGDRHIHRIVASDPGDLPALVRRRHDVLTIIADLVVAHAPTALGITPDPAWLRRAALFITGGVNQLIEGWLDGTLELTTAELAAECADMCVGVLGNTRTS
- a CDS encoding mechanosensitive ion channel family protein, with translation MSLATTSETTNWLRSNGLEIVLLILGAVLFSRFATFIRDRITRKIDEGFRGGDALVRSEAAKHRHALAQVVTWVVLTIVYVLVGMEVLRRLGFAITGLVAPAAVLGAALGFGAQRIVQDILAGFFLITERQYGFGDVVRIAVTGSAEMAEGTVEDVTLRITTLRNSDGEVITVPNGQIVKVTNLSKDWARAAIDVPVPATADITRINEILHDVGTKAYEDARLKPLLLDEPSVMGVEDLTVDQMNIRMVARTLPGKQFEVGRELRVRVAAALRREGISETT
- a CDS encoding carotenoid oxygenase family protein; amino-acid sequence: MTNVPNGPAYRQVTAPLLDELDYYVTRIDGRLPEELRGTLYRIGPGKHQVGRSLLHNVFDGDGMVSQFVLDGSTVRFRNRYVRTRHFEHGQRSDRIRYRGVGGQIPGGPVANVGRLPANVANTNIVNYDGGLLALWELGNPHRIDPDTLDTLGPTDFDGRLGFLGAFSAHPKWDPATGEMYNFGLDILPTPRIRTYRIDRSGRLHRLATIPMLDLPWNHDFALTARYLVFVLDPILPNIPKIALATHSFIEALDFKRAKGTRFLLVPKNGGRARIVEHEALLHVHLTNAYDDGDDVVLELVRLDTAWDEFRRMTGMVNRADAGRPQFPDSRLMQYRITKSGQVIEHQLTDRSGEFPQYDWRRGTREHRYTYLAGAGGPAGLFDSIVKVDHHTGTVRSCELGASSVGEPLFVPRSRDAAEDDGWLLALNHELTENRSQLLILDARDPERGPLATAWLDHHIPWGFHGTFTHRVARPGPHT
- the prfB gene encoding peptide chain release factor 2, which gives rise to MHPDVSADLAELDATLKTVESVLDIEELRRRIDELEHQAADPDLWNDQDHAQQVTSELSHAQGELRRVEELRQRLDDLPVLYELAEGEEGDSRTAALADADAERAALHGDVEAMEVRTLLSGEYDKRDALVNIRSGAGGVDAADWAEMLMRMYIRWADRHKYSVEVYDTSYAEEAGIKSATFAVKTPYAYGTLSVEMGTHRLVRISPFDNQGRRQTSFAEVEVLPVVETTDHIEIPEGEVRVDVYRSSGPGGQSVNTTDSAVRLTHIPTGIVVTCQNEKSQLQNKISAMRVLQAKLLERKRQEERAEMDALKTNEGASWGNQMRSYVLHPYQMVKDLRTNYEVNNPSAVLDGDIDGFIESGIRWRMREQAS
- a CDS encoding helix-turn-helix domain-containing protein, with the translated sequence MSDNELGLYLRTRREAVTPAEVGLPTGPRRRTPGLRRAELAMLAGVSVEYITRLEQGRDRRPSPQVLSALADALRLTPSGRIHLHRLTKSADSGFTCMGDAQPPREVRPAVRAVLDRLEPAPAVVVNRLTEVLAHTEGYHRLMAPTGLFDSTPANLARFVFTDPRARTAYPDWHHLADHTVATLKQGPFRNDAHIAMLADELTVTVGPEFTERVDTVPSLPAATGINRFVHPEIGALRLAYETLELSADDDQHLIVHLPADDATASALDTLTGRRPGALRAV